The following are encoded in a window of Mycobacterium decipiens genomic DNA:
- a CDS encoding aminotransferase class I/II-fold pyridoxal phosphate-dependent enzyme — MTRDRSNDAALRDMASRLLAQRGANPSPAPASTTPRPAPRTAPSPGPRKRFSDHPGVVAVCELNAQRRALWEPTGMPNPLFLPRTTPNTALINSPQGELINFSSYNYLGLAHHPRVVRAVQDAVAQYGASASNSRITSGETELHPRLESRLAQMYDMDAAIIATSGFITNAGVIGFLLSEGDALVVDSLIHASVVTGARWAGARIITFRHNDPESLRGVLRTSRDRFKRVLVVIEGLYSMDGDIGRLPEISAVAREYDCAVMVDEAHSVGIFGSHGFGVREHFGLPGDAADIWMGSLSKGLGSCGGFVAASANVIEALHVAPAMLLTVGVPPTAAAAALTALEVIESEPERLKRLWRNTEWFNSTLRERNIDLGLSENTPICPVMIPGVNKVVYASSLLLQRGIYAGPVLSPGVAPGQERLRFFITSEHTEDQLKAAADQLVEVVELAKNLDETVSV, encoded by the coding sequence ATGACACGAGATCGAAGCAATGACGCCGCGCTGCGCGATATGGCCAGCAGGCTGCTCGCGCAGCGCGGCGCCAATCCAAGCCCTGCGCCAGCATCGACGACACCTCGACCCGCGCCCCGGACGGCCCCATCGCCAGGTCCACGCAAACGGTTCAGCGACCACCCCGGGGTGGTGGCCGTCTGCGAACTCAACGCGCAGAGGCGCGCGTTGTGGGAGCCGACCGGAATGCCGAACCCGCTGTTTCTGCCCAGGACGACCCCGAATACGGCCCTCATCAACAGCCCACAAGGGGAGCTGATCAACTTCTCCAGCTACAACTACCTTGGCCTGGCCCATCACCCGAGAGTCGTTCGTGCTGTTCAGGATGCGGTAGCACAGTATGGCGCCTCGGCATCGAACAGTCGCATCACCTCCGGAGAGACCGAACTGCATCCGCGACTCGAAAGTCGGCTGGCCCAGATGTATGACATGGATGCGGCCATCATCGCGACCAGCGGGTTCATCACCAACGCCGGAGTCATCGGCTTTCTCCTCAGCGAGGGTGACGCGCTCGTAGTTGACTCACTGATTCATGCCAGCGTGGTGACGGGGGCCCGGTGGGCAGGCGCTCGGATTATCACATTTCGACACAACGACCCCGAGTCGCTGCGCGGCGTGCTCCGAACGTCGCGTGACCGTTTCAAGCGGGTGCTCGTTGTCATCGAAGGCCTTTACAGCATGGACGGGGATATCGGCCGACTCCCGGAAATCTCGGCAGTTGCGCGTGAATACGACTGCGCCGTGATGGTTGATGAGGCCCATTCGGTCGGCATCTTCGGTTCCCACGGCTTCGGTGTGCGTGAGCACTTCGGTCTGCCTGGTGACGCGGCAGACATCTGGATGGGCAGTCTTTCGAAAGGGCTCGGCAGTTGCGGCGGCTTCGTTGCGGCCAGTGCCAACGTGATCGAAGCGCTTCATGTTGCTCCCGCAATGCTGCTCACCGTTGGTGTCCCACCGACCGCCGCGGCAGCCGCACTCACCGCCCTCGAGGTCATCGAGAGCGAGCCCGAGCGACTGAAACGTCTGTGGCGCAACACCGAATGGTTCAACTCGACGTTGCGTGAACGCAATATCGACCTCGGACTGTCGGAGAACACCCCGATATGTCCGGTGATGATCCCCGGCGTGAACAAAGTCGTATACGCCTCATCGCTACTCTTGCAACGCGGCATTTACGCCGGCCCCGTGTTGTCGCCAGGGGTTGCGCCTGGACAGGAACGGCTCCGCTTCTTCATCACCAGCGAACACACCGAGGATCAACTGAAAGCCGCGGCTGATCAGTTGGTTGAGGTGGTTGAATTGGCCAAGAATCTCGACGAGACAGTCTCAGTCTGA
- a CDS encoding flavin-containing monooxygenase yields the protein MMERLDVVIVGAGISGVSAAWHLQQRCPAKTYAILEMRGDIGGTWDLFRYPGVRADTDMYTLGYRFRPWKGQAIAEGSAILDYVKQTAAVGDIDKHIRFNHKVIKADWRSAENRWIVRAQCAKPGSRIASSVTISCSFLFMCSGYYNYDQGYSPYFAGTEAFNGPIIHPQHWPKDLDYVGKDVVVIGSGATAVTMVPALADSGAKHVTMLQRSPTYIKSEPARDAIAERLMRWLPENNAYAAVRWKRILQRTALYWACRQWPHRMRTQLIQLCRRQLPAGYDVIKDFGPHYNPWDQRLCAAPNGDLFRAIRQGQTEVVTDTIKRFTATGVLLDSGRELPAEIIVTATGLNLQLLGGSSVTVDGQPVELAQTMTYKGTMLTGLPNMAYAFGYINSSWTLKADLTSEFVCRLLEYMDANGFEKVVAEHPATDVEERPFIEDFVPGYVLRVLGWMPKQGSRSPWRMHQNYLRDLQLIRHRKVADESLRFERAPERSAAQLR from the coding sequence ATAATGGAGCGCCTTGACGTCGTCATTGTCGGAGCGGGCATTTCAGGTGTCAGCGCGGCCTGGCACTTGCAACAGCGTTGTCCCGCCAAGACTTACGCCATTCTGGAGATGCGGGGTGACATAGGCGGCACGTGGGATCTTTTCCGCTACCCGGGGGTACGCGCTGATACCGACATGTACACGCTTGGCTACCGTTTCCGGCCGTGGAAGGGACAAGCCATTGCCGAGGGCAGTGCCATACTCGACTATGTCAAGCAAACAGCTGCAGTAGGCGACATCGACAAGCACATCCGCTTTAACCACAAGGTGATCAAGGCCGACTGGCGCAGTGCAGAGAACCGCTGGATTGTGCGCGCCCAATGCGCGAAGCCGGGAAGTAGGATCGCTTCCTCGGTCACGATCTCCTGCTCATTCCTTTTCATGTGTAGCGGTTACTACAACTACGACCAAGGCTACTCACCCTATTTCGCGGGTACCGAAGCCTTCAACGGGCCGATCATCCACCCGCAGCACTGGCCCAAGGACCTTGACTACGTCGGCAAGGACGTCGTCGTGATAGGGAGCGGCGCCACGGCGGTTACGATGGTTCCCGCGCTAGCGGACTCGGGCGCCAAGCACGTCACCATGCTGCAACGCTCGCCCACCTACATCAAGTCTGAACCCGCGCGAGACGCCATCGCCGAAAGGCTCATGCGTTGGCTGCCCGAGAACAACGCTTACGCAGCAGTTCGATGGAAGCGGATTTTGCAGCGGACGGCGTTGTACTGGGCCTGCCGGCAGTGGCCGCACCGCATGCGGACGCAGCTGATTCAGCTGTGCCGGCGCCAACTTCCCGCAGGGTATGACGTGATCAAAGACTTTGGACCGCACTACAATCCGTGGGACCAGCGACTGTGTGCGGCACCTAACGGGGACCTGTTCCGCGCCATCCGGCAGGGACAGACGGAGGTAGTCACCGACACCATAAAACGGTTCACCGCAACCGGGGTCCTGCTCGACTCGGGGCGTGAGCTGCCCGCGGAGATCATCGTGACCGCTACCGGATTGAACCTTCAGCTTCTCGGTGGCAGCTCGGTCACGGTCGACGGTCAACCCGTGGAGTTGGCTCAGACGATGACCTACAAAGGCACGATGCTCACCGGGTTGCCCAACATGGCCTACGCGTTCGGTTACATCAATTCGTCGTGGACCTTGAAGGCCGACCTGACATCGGAATTCGTGTGCCGTCTGCTCGAATACATGGACGCCAATGGCTTTGAGAAAGTTGTGGCTGAGCATCCAGCCACCGACGTCGAAGAGCGCCCTTTCATCGAGGATTTCGTCCCAGGTTATGTGCTACGCGTACTAGGATGGATGCCCAAGCAAGGTTCGCGCAGTCCGTGGCGGATGCACCAGAACTACTTGCGTGATCTCCAGTTGATCCGCCACCGCAAGGTTGCCGACGAGAGCCTACGGTTCGAGAGGGCCCCGGAGCGGTCGGCCGCACAGCTGCGCTAA
- a CDS encoding zinc-binding dehydrogenase: MRAVVIEGPRRVRVETRPDPALPGPDGAVVAVTAAGICGSDLHFYGGEYPVGEPLAVGHEAVGTVVEAGPQVRSLKVGDRVMVSSVVGCGVCPGCATRDPVLCHGGLRIFGAGALGGAQADLLAVPVADFQVMKIPESISDEQALLLTDNLVTGWAAAKRADIPLGGTVAVIGLGAVGLCALRSAFVQGAATVFAVDRVGGRLDRAAGYGATPVRSPAAERIIAATGGQGADSVIDAVGSSASMTDALNAARPGGTVSVVGMHDLQPFPLPATTCVLRSITLRMTTAPVQRTWPELIPLLQSGRLDIDGIFTTTLPLDEAAKGYATAQSRSGDNVKILLKP, translated from the coding sequence ATGCGCGCTGTAGTCATCGAAGGGCCGCGCAGAGTCCGGGTCGAAACCCGCCCCGACCCAGCCCTTCCCGGGCCTGACGGGGCGGTCGTCGCCGTCACCGCGGCCGGCATCTGTGGATCAGACTTGCATTTCTACGGGGGTGAATACCCGGTCGGCGAGCCATTGGCCGTCGGACACGAAGCGGTGGGCACTGTGGTGGAGGCTGGACCGCAAGTTCGCAGCCTCAAGGTGGGCGACCGGGTCATGGTGTCTTCGGTAGTTGGCTGTGGCGTTTGCCCGGGCTGCGCGACCCGCGACCCCGTCCTGTGCCATGGCGGCCTGCGAATCTTCGGTGCTGGTGCACTCGGCGGTGCGCAGGCCGACCTACTCGCGGTACCCGTCGCCGATTTTCAGGTGATGAAGATCCCCGAATCGATAAGCGACGAGCAGGCGCTGCTCCTCACCGATAACCTCGTCACCGGCTGGGCAGCTGCCAAGCGAGCCGACATTCCGTTAGGTGGCACGGTCGCGGTGATCGGTCTGGGTGCGGTGGGATTGTGCGCGCTGCGCAGTGCGTTCGTACAGGGCGCCGCAACCGTTTTCGCTGTCGATCGGGTCGGCGGGCGGCTGGACCGCGCCGCCGGGTATGGTGCCACGCCGGTCAGATCGCCGGCCGCTGAGCGCATCATCGCCGCGACGGGCGGCCAAGGCGCCGATTCGGTGATTGACGCAGTCGGCAGCAGCGCATCGATGACCGACGCGCTCAATGCGGCACGGCCCGGCGGGACCGTGTCGGTGGTGGGCATGCACGATCTGCAGCCGTTCCCCCTTCCCGCCACCACCTGTGTGCTACGCAGCATCACACTGCGAATGACCACCGCGCCGGTGCAGCGCACCTGGCCAGAATTGATTCCGCTACTTCAGTCAGGGCGGCTGGACATCGACGGCATCTTCACGACGACGCTGCCGTTGGACGAAGCGGCCAAGGGTTACGCGACAGCCCAGTCGCGATCGGGCGACAACGTGAAGATCTTGCTCAAGCCGTAG
- the recD gene encoding exodeoxyribonuclease V subunit alpha — MPTEVEVCVAASGLLRLFNEAGVLDVSDVQVAQRLCALGQEPDERVALAVALAVRAVRGGSVCVDLATVAEVAGVADVSDDVGWPEPEQWLAAVRASPLCDTPPVLHLDDRLLYLDRYWREEKQVCDDLLALLASGPVVEVPAYDRLFPRGFDEQREAAEIALSQGVTVLTGGPGTGKTTTIARLLAVLAEQAELAGGSRPRIALAAPTGKAAARLTEAVRDEVAELHSADRTRLGQPQAMTLHRLLGAKPETSTRFRHDRGNRLPHDVIVVDETSMVSLTLMARLLEAVRPGTRLILVGDADQLASVEAGAVLADLVDGLSARTDVRVAALRTSHRFGKAIAQLAGAIRVGDPDRVIALLRSGDEHIEFIEDDDPTERLRALIMPHTLRLREAALLGSGDEALATLGRQRLLCAHREGPHGVRQWNRRVQNWLAEETGQPPWSQWYAGRPLLVTENDYGLRVYNGDTGVAVAGPDGLRAVITSATGRVDFATGRLSAVETMHAMTIHKSQGSQVGEVTVLLPPPDSRLLTRELFYTAVTRAKEGVRVVGSEVSVRAAITRRAVRATGLSRRLHDLTDYAKGNLNEDVEPLR, encoded by the coding sequence ATGCCCACCGAGGTCGAGGTCTGCGTCGCCGCCAGCGGCCTGTTGCGTCTCTTCAATGAGGCTGGGGTGCTGGATGTCTCGGATGTGCAGGTGGCGCAACGGCTCTGCGCGTTGGGCCAGGAGCCCGATGAGCGGGTGGCGCTCGCGGTGGCGCTGGCGGTGCGCGCGGTTCGCGGCGGGTCGGTGTGTGTGGATCTGGCTACGGTTGCCGAGGTTGCCGGGGTTGCCGACGTCTCCGACGACGTGGGGTGGCCGGAGCCCGAGCAGTGGCTGGCAGCGGTGCGCGCAAGCCCACTCTGCGACACGCCGCCGGTGCTGCATCTTGACGATCGACTGCTCTATCTCGACCGGTACTGGCGCGAGGAAAAGCAGGTGTGTGACGACTTGCTGGCCCTGCTGGCGTCCGGACCGGTAGTCGAAGTACCCGCCTACGACCGACTTTTCCCACGCGGCTTTGATGAACAGCGGGAAGCGGCCGAAATTGCTCTCTCGCAGGGGGTCACGGTCCTGACCGGTGGGCCTGGGACCGGAAAGACGACGACGATCGCACGCCTGCTGGCGGTGCTGGCCGAGCAGGCGGAGCTGGCCGGTGGGTCGCGGCCCCGCATCGCACTGGCGGCGCCGACCGGTAAGGCGGCGGCACGGCTGACCGAGGCGGTGCGGGATGAAGTCGCCGAACTTCATTCCGCCGATCGCACGCGGCTGGGCCAGCCGCAGGCGATGACGCTGCATCGGCTGCTCGGGGCTAAGCCGGAAACGTCAACGCGGTTTCGGCACGACCGGGGCAACCGGTTGCCGCACGACGTGATCGTGGTCGACGAGACGTCGATGGTGTCGCTGACATTGATGGCACGGCTGCTGGAGGCGGTGCGTCCCGGCACGCGGCTGATTCTGGTCGGTGATGCCGACCAGCTTGCGTCGGTGGAAGCCGGTGCGGTGCTGGCGGACCTGGTGGACGGCCTCTCGGCCCGCACCGACGTTCGGGTCGCGGCCCTACGAACCTCGCACCGGTTCGGAAAGGCGATCGCGCAGCTGGCCGGTGCGATCCGGGTCGGCGATCCGGATCGGGTGATCGCGCTGTTGCGATCGGGTGACGAACACATCGAGTTCATCGAAGATGACGACCCGACCGAGCGGCTGCGCGCGCTGATCATGCCGCACACGTTGCGGCTGCGCGAGGCGGCGTTGTTGGGATCTGGCGACGAAGCGTTGGCGACTCTGGGCCGGCAGCGGCTGCTGTGTGCCCACCGGGAGGGGCCCCACGGTGTGCGGCAGTGGAACCGCCGGGTGCAGAACTGGCTTGCCGAAGAAACGGGCCAGCCGCCTTGGTCGCAGTGGTACGCCGGACGACCCCTGCTGGTCACCGAAAACGACTACGGGTTACGGGTTTACAACGGCGACACCGGTGTCGCGGTGGCCGGCCCCGACGGTCTGCGCGCCGTCATCACCTCTGCCACCGGGCGGGTTGACTTCGCAACCGGCCGGCTGTCCGCGGTCGAGACGATGCACGCGATGACGATCCACAAGAGCCAGGGCAGTCAGGTCGGCGAGGTCACCGTGTTGCTGCCGCCACCGGATTCGCGGCTGCTGACGCGGGAGCTGTTCTACACCGCGGTCACCCGGGCGAAAGAGGGAGTGCGGGTGGTCGGATCTGAGGTTTCGGTGCGGGCGGCGATCACGCGTCGGGCCGTTCGGGCGACAGGGCTAAGCCGGCGGTTACACGACCTAACCGACTATGCAAAGGGGAATCTCAATGAGGATGTCGAACCGCTGCGCTGA
- the recB gene encoding exodeoxyribonuclease V subunit beta, whose product MECFDLLGPLPERGSTTVLEASAGTGKTFALAGLVTRYLAETDTTLDEMLLITFNRAASRELRERVRDQIVAAVAALDGRALPGSDLVAHLVRGSDAKLAIRRARLRDALANFDAATIATTHEFCGSVLKSLGVAGDTDTGLMLQESLDELITQIVDDLYLAHFGRQEHDPVLTYAQALTLARQVVGDPCAQLRPADPEPDSEAAVRLTFATQVVDELEHRKRRLRILGYDDLLVRLAKALAAEDSPARERMRKRWQIVLVDEFQDTDPIQWRVLECAFHRRCTLILIGDPKQAIYGFRGGDIHTYLRAVRTADTRYTLGVNWRSDGALIASLQTVLRGATLGHAEIVVRDINAQRQGHRLASAPHPAPFRLRVVTRPAVGYAGTAAIPIDVLRAHIPADLAADIAALLASDATFDGEPVAAGHIAVIVEQHRDARACRDALAAAGIPAIYTGDTDVFASQAAQDWLCLLEAFDAPQRSGLARAAACTRFFGETAETLAAQGDELTDRVAGTLREWAEEARQRGIAAVFEAAQLAGMGRRVLRERGGERHMTDLAHIAQLLHETAHRQRYGLSALRDWLRKQCSDRGGAAEHNRRLDSDAAAVQIMTVFVAKGLQFPIVYLPFMFNRHVRSDDILLYHDETDTRCLYIGGTRRGPQRQAVEERNRVEAARDNIRLTYVALTRAQSQVVAWWAPTKDEVNGGLSRLLRGRAIGDPQVPDRCTSRISDEEAWAVFAQWEAEGGPAVEESVFAVAPVPEKTPPVSGLSVRHFHRRIDTAWRRTSYSALVRDAEPAGATAAVASEPEVQVRDDEVEALVVTAPSSGPRITEPTSPLAAMPSGATFGSLVHAVLESADPHSTNLAAELTQQVRRHLAWWPVDIGAPDPAAALGTALVPLHDTPLGSLAGGLTLRQIGVRDRLRELAFEMPLAGGDLRDAAPNVSLSDVGELLRVQLPGSDPLFSYVDRLTSAALGGRPLRGYLAGSIDVVLRLPGQRYLVVDYKTNDLGRGAVEYSFPRLTEAMLHSDYPLQALLYTVVLHRFLRWRQPGYDPQRHLGGVLYLFVRGMCGADTPVLGDTPAGVFGWSPPPRLVVALSELLDAGAA is encoded by the coding sequence ATGGAATGCTTCGACCTACTGGGGCCGTTGCCCGAGCGAGGGTCCACAACAGTGCTGGAAGCCAGCGCCGGTACGGGCAAGACGTTCGCGCTGGCCGGCCTGGTGACCCGCTACCTGGCCGAGACCGACACCACGCTCGACGAAATGTTGCTGATCACCTTCAACCGCGCCGCCAGCCGCGAGCTTCGAGAACGCGTCCGCGACCAGATCGTCGCGGCGGTGGCCGCCCTCGATGGCCGGGCGCTACCGGGCAGCGACCTCGTCGCGCACCTGGTGCGCGGCAGCGACGCCAAGCTCGCGATACGGCGGGCCCGGCTGCGCGACGCGCTGGCGAACTTCGACGCGGCCACCATCGCCACCACACACGAGTTCTGTGGATCGGTGCTGAAATCACTTGGTGTAGCTGGAGATACCGATACCGGTCTCATGCTGCAGGAGAGTCTCGACGAACTGATCACCCAGATCGTCGACGACCTCTACCTCGCGCACTTCGGACGTCAAGAACACGATCCGGTGCTGACGTACGCACAAGCGCTCACCCTGGCCCGCCAGGTCGTGGGCGACCCATGCGCACAGCTGCGGCCGGCCGATCCCGAACCGGACAGCGAGGCGGCGGTGCGGCTAACGTTCGCCACTCAAGTCGTCGACGAGCTCGAACACCGCAAGCGTCGGCTGCGCATACTCGGCTATGACGACTTGCTCGTCCGGCTGGCGAAAGCCCTTGCCGCGGAGGATTCCCCGGCCCGGGAACGGATGCGGAAGCGCTGGCAGATCGTGCTGGTCGACGAGTTCCAGGACACCGACCCCATCCAGTGGCGGGTGCTCGAGTGTGCGTTCCACCGCCGCTGCACGCTGATCCTGATCGGCGATCCAAAGCAGGCCATCTATGGCTTCCGCGGCGGCGACATCCATACCTATCTGCGGGCGGTCCGCACCGCCGATACTCGCTACACGTTGGGCGTCAACTGGCGCAGCGACGGGGCGCTCATCGCGAGCCTGCAGACGGTGCTGCGCGGCGCCACCCTCGGTCACGCCGAGATCGTCGTGCGCGACATCAACGCCCAACGTCAAGGACACCGCCTAGCCTCAGCCCCCCACCCCGCGCCGTTTCGGCTGCGGGTGGTAACCCGACCCGCAGTTGGCTATGCGGGCACCGCCGCCATCCCGATCGACGTGTTGCGGGCCCATATTCCCGCCGACCTGGCCGCCGATATCGCAGCGCTGTTGGCCAGCGACGCGACGTTCGACGGCGAGCCCGTTGCGGCCGGCCACATCGCGGTGATCGTCGAGCAGCACCGGGACGCGCGGGCCTGCCGGGATGCTTTGGCGGCTGCGGGTATCCCGGCGATCTACACCGGCGACACCGATGTGTTCGCTTCCCAAGCCGCCCAGGACTGGCTATGTCTGTTGGAGGCGTTCGACGCGCCGCAACGCAGTGGGCTGGCCCGCGCGGCCGCGTGCACCAGGTTCTTCGGCGAGACGGCGGAAACCCTTGCCGCGCAGGGTGATGAGCTCACCGATCGGGTGGCCGGTACGCTGCGAGAGTGGGCCGAGGAGGCCCGGCAACGCGGGATTGCAGCGGTATTCGAGGCCGCACAGCTCGCCGGGATGGGGCGCCGGGTGCTGCGCGAGCGGGGCGGCGAGCGGCATATGACTGACTTGGCACACATCGCACAGCTGTTGCATGAGACCGCACATCGACAGCGATACGGTCTTTCGGCACTGCGGGATTGGCTGCGCAAACAGTGCAGCGACCGAGGCGGCGCGGCCGAGCATAACCGTCGCCTGGACAGCGACGCCGCGGCGGTTCAAATCATGACGGTGTTCGTCGCCAAAGGTCTGCAGTTTCCAATCGTGTACCTGCCGTTCATGTTCAATCGGCATGTTCGCAGCGACGATATCCTGCTCTACCACGACGAGACTGATACCCGCTGCTTGTATATCGGCGGAACCAGGCGCGGCCCGCAGCGTCAAGCGGTCGAGGAGCGCAACCGCGTCGAAGCCGCCCGGGACAATATCCGGCTTACCTACGTCGCACTCACCCGGGCGCAGTCGCAGGTGGTGGCCTGGTGGGCACCGACCAAAGACGAAGTCAACGGCGGTTTGTCGCGGCTGCTGCGCGGCCGTGCCATCGGCGATCCGCAGGTGCCGGACAGATGCACGTCCCGAATCAGCGACGAAGAGGCGTGGGCGGTGTTCGCGCAGTGGGAGGCCGAGGGCGGGCCGGCGGTGGAGGAATCGGTGTTCGCCGTTGCTCCTGTTCCCGAAAAGACGCCACCGGTATCGGGTTTGTCGGTACGGCACTTTCACCGCCGAATTGATACCGCGTGGCGACGAACGTCGTATTCGGCGTTGGTGCGCGACGCGGAACCGGCTGGCGCTACGGCCGCAGTCGCCAGCGAACCCGAGGTGCAAGTGCGCGACGACGAGGTGGAGGCACTAGTCGTTACCGCACCAAGTTCGGGCCCCCGCATCACCGAACCAACATCGCCGCTAGCAGCCATGCCGTCGGGCGCCACGTTCGGGTCGCTGGTGCACGCCGTGCTGGAGTCCGCCGACCCGCATTCCACCAATTTGGCCGCCGAGCTCACGCAGCAGGTGCGCCGGCACCTGGCCTGGTGGCCGGTGGACATCGGTGCCCCCGATCCGGCCGCAGCGCTGGGTACCGCACTGGTGCCATTGCACGACACACCGTTGGGGTCACTGGCCGGCGGGTTGACATTGCGCCAGATCGGTGTGCGGGATCGGCTGCGGGAGCTAGCCTTCGAAATGCCGTTGGCCGGCGGCGATCTACGCGATGCGGCCCCGAATGTTTCGCTATCCGACGTGGGTGAGCTGCTGCGAGTGCAACTGCCCGGAAGCGACCCACTGTTCTCGTATGTCGATCGGCTGACGTCCGCCGCATTGGGTGGACGGCCGCTGCGCGGCTACCTGGCAGGGTCGATCGACGTGGTGTTGCGGCTGCCGGGGCAGCGATACCTGGTGGTGGACTACAAGACCAATGACCTCGGTCGCGGCGCGGTCGAATACAGTTTTCCGCGCTTGACCGAGGCGATGCTACATTCCGATTACCCCTTACAGGCATTGTTATATACCGTTGTGCTGCACCGGTTTCTGCGGTGGCGGCAGCCCGGCTACGATCCGCAACGCCATCTCGGCGGGGTGCTGTATCTGTTCGTGCGGGGCATGTGCGGTGCCGACACGCCCGTGCTGGGCGATACCCCGGCCGGCGTGTTCGGCTGGAGCCCGCCGCCACGGCTGGTGGTGGCGCTGTCCGAGCTGCTCGATGCGGGGGCAGCGTGA